From one Bacteroidia bacterium genomic stretch:
- a CDS encoding DUF5683 domain-containing protein, with product MTSKKHVRKNNFSTALFFFLLMMLSVCPFSKVSAQNQDTLKVKTDTIIETEKPAHSPKKALLFSAICPGLGQAYNKKYWKIPIIYAGFAGIAYAISFNQHKYSIYKQAYYNRSNGIPDNYPLYTQDNLLTLDNYYHKYRDLSIICAGLLYVLNLVDANVDAQFFTFDVSDNLTLRVQPYINIVNFSKNTAASGFTISLKL from the coding sequence TTGACCTCTAAAAAACACGTTCGAAAAAATAATTTTTCGACAGCACTTTTTTTCTTTTTGCTGATGATGCTATCGGTTTGTCCGTTTAGCAAGGTAAGTGCACAAAATCAAGACACTTTAAAAGTAAAAACAGATACGATTATCGAAACTGAAAAACCAGCGCATTCGCCTAAAAAAGCACTTTTATTTTCAGCCATTTGTCCGGGATTAGGACAAGCATATAATAAAAAATATTGGAAAATTCCCATTATTTATGCAGGTTTTGCAGGCATCGCTTATGCTATTTCTTTCAATCAACACAAGTATTCCATTTACAAACAAGCTTATTATAATCGAAGCAACGGTATTCCTGATAATTATCCTTTGTATACGCAAGACAATTTATTGACGCTGGATAATTACTACCATAAATACCGAGATTTATCCATTATCTGCGCGGGATTATTGTATGTTTTAAATTTAGTAGATGCCAATGTAGATGCTCAATTTTTCACGTTTGATGTGAGCGATAATCTCACACTTCGCGTGCAACCTTATATCAATATTGTTAATTTTTCTAAAAATACAGCAGCAAGCGGTTTCACGATAAGTCTAAAATTATAA
- a CDS encoding ParB/RepB/Spo0J family partition protein yields the protein MSVKRQALGRGLGALLENAKTDITTKYEGEKSGLASSISVLPIKNIETNPFQPRTHFEKEALLELAESIKQHGIIQPITVRKLGYDKFQLISGERRFKASQIAGLTEIPAYIRIANDQAMLEMALVENIQRENLDAVEVALSYKRLIDECNLTQEALSEKVSKQRSTITNYLRLLKLPPEIQLGIRDKKIAMGHARALINIENEKTQLDIYREIIENDLSVRQVEEMAKGNKLEKINSTIKKIAAPLSFQEQKIGNDLAQTTKTKVDFKRDNKGKGKIIFHFESETDLSRILDFFDL from the coding sequence ATGAGCGTAAAAAGACAAGCATTGGGAAGAGGATTAGGTGCCTTATTGGAAAATGCAAAAACCGATATTACCACTAAATACGAAGGCGAAAAATCAGGATTGGCAAGCTCCATATCCGTTTTGCCGATAAAAAATATTGAAACAAATCCCTTTCAACCGAGAACGCATTTTGAAAAAGAAGCCTTGCTCGAATTAGCGGAATCTATCAAACAACACGGCATTATTCAGCCAATTACGGTTCGTAAATTGGGTTACGATAAATTCCAATTGATTTCTGGCGAGCGCAGGTTTAAAGCTTCGCAAATTGCCGGATTAACTGAAATTCCTGCATACATCCGCATCGCGAACGATCAAGCGATGTTGGAAATGGCATTGGTGGAGAACATTCAGCGCGAAAATTTAGATGCTGTGGAAGTGGCTTTGAGCTACAAACGTTTGATTGATGAATGCAATTTAACACAAGAAGCATTGAGCGAAAAAGTAAGCAAACAACGCTCTACCATTACCAATTACTTACGACTGTTAAAACTTCCTCCCGAAATTCAATTGGGTATTCGCGATAAAAAAATTGCGATGGGACATGCACGCGCTTTGATTAACATCGAAAATGAAAAAACACAATTAGATATTTATCGTGAAATCATCGAAAACGACCTTTCTGTAAGGCAAGTAGAAGAAATGGCGAAAGGAAATAAACTGGAGAAAATAAATTCTACCATAAAAAAAATTGCGGCGCCGCTTTCTTTTCAGGAACAAAAAATAGGAAATGATTTAGCGCAAACTACTAAAACAAAAGTGGATTTTAAACGCGACAATAAAGGCAAAGGAAAAATAATTTTTCACTTCGAATCAGAAACAGATTTATCACGAATCCTCGATTTTTTTGACCTCTAA